The proteins below are encoded in one region of Carboxydocella sporoproducens DSM 16521:
- a CDS encoding S-layer homology domain-containing protein codes for MRKRIICPGLVLLLLLGQLLPMPAAAGMPVWEEWPQAKEVAVLPGTNRPAIWQDIYQQGESIIVDQWEPPYPEGINDDYLSESQMVDQFLWDNPRALLVFPAGDRAGYRNLLAPAVAKNALVVGGSQSLPWGNSVTANVYDSWRKAEFSTGGPALDRIKPDILAPAEWWATLTPQGYQPAHGTLYAATWVKVHLDQWRQKLLEAGIEPIGALLKAIAVAAAYPEQYSSVEERGYGFFRPHSLNQAWDELEFIQGELTEETPSQTFSWVSPASIPTGYRLAVVLTWMDYPAEIGDGSLVNDLNLDVRADIYDQESGQNLLRIYTPNDLADSAGAENNTDNCERILLSNLQPGTEYRITVEAVSLIQGPQPFALVYGLIPDAGPELRLENLPDQMAFASSSYLLKGWADQGATVKINNAVVTTTGGYWTYELQLNPGINTINVLAEKEGKQTLIKRNLWLDPQSTPYCSLDRDGRLLFSHLAAESAISIWLNGQEIQQTADASGNKQIALNLLPGWNRIAVSGTPAGEVERPLFADWVYFQQDNPPVPQDTGDDEDGSSPNSMDDRYMGLREKLGSAYQWALPEIGPLWVAGIIKGDERGLRPGDNMTRAEFISLLMRAFPWPAGGQAADFADIHPAAWYAVAINQARSLGLVYGVGSNRFEPSKPITRAEAIMILARAYRIRNLLTSGENQGLETDWQLAAEKGWTKYNLQQGFPFRYAKRVENMVMVSRWLQ; via the coding sequence ATGAGAAAGAGAATTATTTGTCCTGGTCTTGTATTATTATTGCTTCTGGGTCAGCTTTTGCCGATGCCAGCAGCTGCCGGGATGCCTGTCTGGGAGGAGTGGCCTCAAGCTAAAGAAGTAGCCGTTCTTCCAGGAACAAACAGGCCAGCCATCTGGCAGGATATCTATCAACAGGGAGAAAGCATTATTGTTGATCAGTGGGAACCACCTTATCCAGAGGGCATTAATGATGATTATCTGTCGGAAAGTCAAATGGTGGACCAGTTTCTCTGGGATAATCCCCGGGCGTTATTGGTATTTCCTGCCGGAGACCGGGCGGGATACAGAAATTTGCTGGCACCGGCCGTGGCCAAAAACGCGCTGGTAGTGGGTGGCAGCCAGAGCTTGCCCTGGGGAAATTCAGTAACTGCCAATGTCTATGATAGTTGGAGAAAAGCAGAATTTAGCACAGGCGGACCGGCTCTGGATCGGATTAAACCAGACATTTTAGCTCCTGCGGAATGGTGGGCGACCTTAACTCCCCAGGGCTATCAACCTGCACATGGCACTTTATATGCTGCTACCTGGGTCAAGGTTCATTTAGACCAATGGCGGCAAAAACTGCTGGAGGCCGGTATCGAGCCTATCGGGGCATTATTGAAAGCAATAGCTGTGGCTGCAGCCTATCCGGAACAGTATTCTTCGGTAGAAGAAAGGGGGTATGGTTTTTTCAGGCCTCACTCATTAAATCAGGCATGGGATGAGCTGGAATTCATACAGGGAGAATTGACTGAGGAGACGCCATCCCAAACCTTTTCCTGGGTCTCGCCAGCGTCGATTCCGACAGGGTACCGCCTGGCAGTAGTTTTAACCTGGATGGATTATCCGGCGGAAATAGGGGACGGATCGTTAGTCAATGATTTAAACCTGGATGTGCGGGCCGATATCTATGACCAGGAAAGCGGTCAGAATCTGCTCAGAATCTACACCCCCAACGATTTGGCGGATTCAGCGGGGGCAGAAAATAATACTGATAACTGCGAAAGAATTCTGTTGAGCAACCTGCAACCCGGGACTGAATATCGCATCACGGTGGAGGCTGTATCTCTGATTCAAGGACCGCAGCCATTTGCTTTGGTTTATGGTTTAATTCCGGACGCCGGGCCGGAGTTGAGACTGGAAAATTTGCCGGACCAAATGGCATTTGCCTCATCATCCTATTTACTCAAAGGCTGGGCCGATCAGGGAGCGACAGTGAAAATTAATAATGCTGTTGTGACCACAACAGGCGGATACTGGACTTATGAGCTGCAACTCAATCCCGGAATCAATACAATCAACGTACTCGCGGAGAAAGAGGGAAAACAGACCCTGATCAAACGCAATCTCTGGCTGGACCCGCAATCCACTCCCTATTGCAGTTTGGACAGGGATGGGAGGTTGCTATTCAGCCATCTGGCAGCTGAGTCTGCTATTAGCATCTGGTTAAATGGCCAGGAAATTCAGCAAACAGCCGATGCTTCGGGGAACAAGCAGATAGCTCTCAACCTTCTGCCGGGCTGGAACCGCATAGCCGTATCAGGCACTCCTGCTGGCGAGGTGGAAAGGCCCCTGTTTGCCGACTGGGTCTATTTTCAGCAAGATAACCCCCCTGTACCACAGGATACAGGCGATGATGAAGATGGCTCATCACCAAACAGTATGGATGACCGATATATGGGCTTGAGGGAGAAACTGGGGAGCGCTTACCAGTGGGCACTGCCGGAAATTGGCCCGCTCTGGGTTGCGGGCATTATTAAAGGAGATGAGCGGGGCTTACGCCCTGGAGATAACATGACCAGGGCAGAATTTATCAGTCTGTTGATGCGAGCTTTTCCCTGGCCGGCAGGAGGTCAGGCTGCAGACTTTGCCGATATTCATCCAGCGGCATGGTATGCTGTTGCTATAAACCAGGCCCGTTCCCTCGGTCTGGTTTACGGAGTCGGTTCCAACCGCTTTGAACCCAGTAAGCCTATCACCAGAGCGGAAGCGATTATGATTTTGGCCAGAGCCTACCGGATACGCAATCTGTTAACCAGCGGAGAAAACCAGGGATTGGAGACTGACTGGCAGCTTGCTGCGGAGAAAGGCTGGACTAAATATAATTTACAGCAAGGGTTTCCTTTTCGATATGCCAAAAGAGTTGAAAATATGGTAATGGTCAGCAGGTGGCTGCAATAA